In one window of Astyanax mexicanus isolate ESR-SI-001 chromosome 18, AstMex3_surface, whole genome shotgun sequence DNA:
- the LOC111196956 gene encoding uncharacterized protein LOC111196956: MQLVLYYLEAIVILEQGQRPGVVEHMTVTEWISRRRDDIRPAFVAVAVKEHKTAATQVATFVLSQEQEMWFDIYFTEVRPVMLGRKRKRVDDDDESDERFFISSTGRHIHNASNDLERLHKKYQVPKVTSQMVRRAYETATKDMPDADKAKVAGYLTHSTATAEKHYRMREISSAIDACLILRRLRGDSDSDQSDHTPAGSAAYLTDQAAYDKLLRSYPVTLDGVPPKRSKRVSLAGQNERYCYDRWRSEQLELRVQHVLEHFARRLPSESRVKAWIEKQGWSSNIPDAASIVQQWKPSGGIDDAMDSAELQKFCRTQRWKGLAVADVEGKGRGVVVTRPFALGEVVCNYHGKVVSRQEGLATHAATAEQESGYMFFFNSGQVARCIDAHEEECPCHPGMCRYLQE, from the exons ATGCAGCTGGTCCTCTATTACCTAGAGGCCATTGTGATTCTGGAGCAGGGCCAGCGACCTGGAGTTGTCGAGCACATGACT GTCACAGAATGGATCAGCCGAAGGAGAGATGACATTCGTCCTGCTTTTGTTGCGGTAGCAGTAAAAGAGCACAAGACTGCTGCCACTCAGGTGGCCACCTTTGTTCTGAGCCAGGAACAGGAGATG TGGTTCGACATCTACTTCACTGAGGTGCGCCCAGTCATGCTGGGAAGGAAGAGGAAGCgcgttgatgatgatgatgagtcaGATGAGAGGTTTTTCATCTCCTCCACTGGCAGACACATCCACAACGCCTCCAATGACCTGGAGCGGCTGCACAAGAA GTATCAGGTGCCGAAGGTGACCAGCCAGATGGTCAGACGGGCGTACGAGACAGCCACGAAGGACATGCCCGATGCTGACAAGGCCAAGGTGGCGGGCTACCTCACCCACTCTACGGCCACGGCAGAGAAGCACTACCGGATGAGAGAGATAAGCTCAGCGATAGATGCGTGCCTgatcctgaggagactgcggggtgattcaga TAGTGACCAGAGCGACCACACCCCTGCGGGTTCCGCGGCATACTTGACCGACCAAGCTGCATATGACAAGTTGCTCCGGTCATATCCAGTGACGTTGGACGGGGTGCCACCCAAGAGGTCTAAGCGGGTATCCCTGGCTGGGCAGAACGAACGCTACTGCTATGACCGCTGGCGTAGCGAACAGCTCGAGCTTCGGGTGCAGCATGTTCTTG AGCACTTTGCCCGTAGACTGCCCTCTGAGTCCAGAGTCAAGGCCTGGATTGAGAAGCAAGGGTGGTCTTCCAACATTCCAGATGCTGCATCCATCGTCCAGCAGTGGAAGCCATCTGGGGGCATTGACGATGCCATGGACAGTGCTGAGCTGCAGAAGTTTTGCAGGACGCAGAGGTGGAAGGGACTTGCAGTGGCAGATGTAGAGGGGAAGGGTAGGGGAGTGGTAGTTACAAGGCCTTTTGCCTTGGGGGAAGTTGTTTGTAACTACCACGGTAAAGTGGTGTCTAGACAGGAGGGCTTAGCGACCCATGCAGCAACAGCAGAGCAAGAGAGTGGGtacatgttcttttttaattctgGACAGGTAGCCCGGTGTATTGATGCTCACGAGGAAGAGTGTCCGTGCCATCCAGGAATGTGCAGATATCTTCAGGAATAA
- the LOC125782695 gene encoding uncharacterized protein LOC125782695, translating to MKNSSEADILAVVESAKRAANNLLRTGRVWEYSLITRIVQSPDPVDRMIEELQSRGNAVVGIPTEDPAPVAPAVPAVPAVAQLPVEAPSESSSESSGELYQCPDPTTQGTSLREKMSSLGLYKKHSLDHILLAKFAKFLQSDLSNENFKQEVENVARFLYYMDPQEASLQFVRQHEKTREYFLKLSEAGLCKQTVQNYIKSVKRFLNFHAGSTDLCFTDRELHQDCTNYLRFLGNIQKSSSKQVSKETTRKRFDTFQEGVLSTAEITAVLAAAKKDFLAVIGKLHEGGHQLTLTEMQLVLYYLEAIVILEQGQRPGVVEHMTVTEWISRRRDDIRPAFVAVAVKEHKTAATQVATFVLSQEQEMVRCLVFV from the exons ATGAAGAACTCCTCAGAAGCGGACATTCTGGCTGTGGTGGAATCTGCCAAGAGAGCTGCCAACAATTTGCTCCGTACTGGCCGTGTCTGGGAGTACTCTCTCATCACCAGGATCGTGCAGAGCCCTGACCCTGTTGACAG GATGATCGAGGAGCTGCAGAGCAGAGGGAATGCTGTGGTTGGCATCCCAACTGAAGACCCGGCTCCTGTTGctcctgctgttccagctgtTCCGGCTGTAGCCCAACTGCCAGTTGAGGCTCCGTCTGAGTCCAGCTCAGAAAGCTCTGGGGAACTCTATCAGTG cccTGATCCCACCACGCAGGGAACTTCCCTTAGGGAAAAGATGTCAAGTTTGGGCCTCTACAAGAAGCACTCGCTTGACCATATTCTCCTTGCCAAATTCGCCAAGTTTCTACAGAGCGACTTGTCGAACGAAAACTTCAAACAGGAG GTGGAGAATGTTGCCAGGTTCCTGTACTACATGGACCCCCAGGAGGCCAGTCTCCAGTTTGTCCGTCAGCATGAGAAGACCCGAGAGTATTTCCTCAAGCTCTCAGAGGCCGGACTCTGCAAGCAGACGGTGCAGAATTACATCAAGAGCGTTAAAAG GTTCTTGAATTTCCACGCGGGCAGCACTGACCTGTGCTTCACGGACAGGGAGTTGCACCAGGACTGCACCAACTACCTGCGGTTCCTGGGGAACATCCAGAAGTCGTCGTCAAAACAAGTCAGCAAGGAGACGACCAGGAAGAG ATTCGACACCTTCCAGGAGGGTGTTCTCTCTACGGCGGAGATCACTGCCGTGCTGGCCGCTGCAAAGAAAGACTTCCTGGCAGTCATTGGGAAGCTGCATGAGGGAGGCCATCAGTTGACCCTGACAGAGATGCAGCTGGTCCTCTATTACCTAGAGGCCATTGTGATTCTGGAGCAGGGCCAGCGACCTGGAGTTGTCGAGCACATGACT GTCACAGAATGGATCAGCCGAAGGAGAGATGACATTCGTCCTGCTTTTGTTGCGGTAGCAGTAAAGGAGCACAAGACTGCTGCCACTCAGGTGGCCACCTTTGTTCTGAGCCAGGAACAGGAGATGGTAAGATGTTTAGTCTTTGTTTAG
- the LOC125782696 gene encoding uncharacterized protein LOC125782696, with translation MKNSSEADILAVVESAKRAANNLLRTGRVWEYSLITRIVQSPDPVDRMIEELQSRGNAVVGIPTEDPAPVAPAVPAVPAVAQLPVEAPSESSSESSGELYQCPDPTTQGTSLREKMSSLGLYKKHSLDHILLAKFAKFLQSDLSNENFKQEVENVARFLYYMDPQEASLQFVRQHEKTREYFLKLSEAGLCKQTVQNYIKSVKRFLNFHAGSTDLCFTDRELHQDCTNYLRFLGNIQKSSSKQVSKETTRKRSVSLLNIIMTDRTHHVILTIKLLIIGY, from the exons ATGAAGAACTCCTCAGAAGCGGACATTCTGGCTGTGGTGGAATCTGCCAAGAGAGCTGCCAACAATTTGCTCCGTACTGGCCGTGTCTGGGAGTACTCTCTCATCACCAGGATCGTGCAGAGCCCTGACCCTGTTGACAG GATGATCGAGGAGCTGCAGAGCAGAGGGAATGCTGTGGTTGGCATCCCAACTGAAGACCCGGCTCCTGTTGctcctgctgttccagctgtTCCGGCTGTAGCCCAACTGCCAGTTGAGGCTCCGTCTGAGTCCAGCTCAGAAAGCTCTGGGGAACTCTATCAGTG cCCTGATCCCACCACGCAGGGAACTTCCCTTAGGGAAAAGATGTCAAGTTTGGGCCTCTACAAGAAGCACTCGCTTGACCATATTCTCCTTGCCAAATTCGCCAAGTTTCTACAGAGCGACTTGTCGAACGAAAACTTCAAACAGGAG GTGGAGAATGTTGCCAGGTTCCTGTACTACATGGACCCCCAGGAGGCCAGTCTCCAGTTTGTCCGTCAGCATGAGAAGACCCGAGAGTATTTCCTCAAGCTCTCAGAGGCCGGACTCTGCAAGCAGACGGTGCAGAATTACATCAAGAGCGTTAAAAG GTTCTTGAATTTCCACGCGGGCAGCACTGACCTGTGCTTCACGGACAGGGAGTTGCACCAGGACTGCACCAACTACCTGCGGTTCCTGGGGAACATCCAGAAGTCGTCGTCAAAACAAGTCAGCAAGGAGACGACCAGGAAGAGGTCAGTATCTTTATTGAATATTATAATGACAGACCGGACACACCATGTAATTTTAACAATAAAGTTATTGATAATAGGTTATTAA
- the LOC125782683 gene encoding uncharacterized protein LOC125782683: MVWHGYIFNYLYFFSVLIISLISSTCSSDQSDHTPAGSVAYLTDQAAYDKLLRSYPVTLDGVPPKRSKRVSLAGQNERYCYDRWRSEQLELRVQHVLEHFARRLPSESRVKAWIEKQGWSSNIPDAASIVQQWKPSGGIDDAMDSAELQKFCRTQRWKGLAVADVEGKGRGVVVTRPFALGEVVCNYHGKVVSRQEGLATHAATAEQESGYMFFFNSGQVARCIDAHEEECPCHPGMCRYLQE, from the exons ATGGTCTGGCATGGTTACATTTTcaactatttgtattttttttctgtactcatcATTTCTCTCATTTCCTCTACTTGCAGTAGTGACCAGAGCGACCACACCCCTGCGGGTTCCGTGGCATACTTGACCGACCAAGCTGCATATGACAAGTTGCTCCGGTCATATCCAGTGACGTTGGACGGGGTGCCACCCAAGAGGTCTAAGCGGGTATCCCTGGCTGGGCAGAACGAACGCTACTGCTATGACCGCTGGCGTAGCGAACAGCTCGAGCTTCGGGTGCAGCATGTTCTTG AGCACTTTGCCCGTAGACTGCCCTCTGAGTCCAGAGTCAAGGCCTGGATTGAGAAGCAAGGGTGGTCTTCCAACATTCCAGATGCTGCATCCATCGTCCAGCAGTGGAAGCCATCTGGGGGCATTGACGATGCCATGGACAGTGCTGAGCTGCAGAAGTTTTGCAGGACGCAGAGGTGGAAGGGACTTGCAGTGGCAGATGTAGAGGGGAAGGGTAGGGGAGTTGTAGTTACAAGGCCTTTTGCCTTGGGGGAAGTTGTTTGTAACTACCACGGTAAAGTGGTGTCTAGACAGGAGGGCTTAGCGACCCATGCAGCAACAGCAGAGCAAGAGAGTGGGtacatgttcttttttaattctgGACAGGTAGCCCGGTGTATTGATGCTCACGAGGAAGAGTGTCCGTGCCATCCAGGAATGTGCAGATATCTTCAGGAATAA